Proteins from a single region of Amycolatopsis sp. CA-230715:
- a CDS encoding MerR family transcriptional regulator, with protein MNHGFKVGELAKSAGLTVRTLHHWDAIGLLSPSSRTSSGHRLYGDADVRRLYQVVALRDLGLPLEQIAAILDGEPDSLGDILAGHLARIEARITGLRSLHGSVTALLARVGTGAPPTTPDLLELVDEVSKMSETFQSYFSQEQIAALEQRRDRLGADYFDNVRAEWGALITRVQSEMDAGTEPTDPKVRALAKRWMELLSAFDDGDSGLREANFRMRAENADDIARAGGPSQEMIDYIQRANQA; from the coding sequence GTGAACCACGGGTTCAAAGTCGGTGAGCTGGCGAAGTCGGCTGGGCTGACGGTACGCACGTTGCACCACTGGGACGCGATCGGACTGCTCAGCCCGTCGTCGAGGACCTCGTCCGGTCACCGGCTCTACGGCGACGCCGATGTCCGGCGGCTGTACCAGGTGGTGGCGCTGCGCGACCTCGGGCTGCCGCTGGAGCAGATCGCCGCGATCCTCGACGGCGAACCGGACTCACTCGGCGACATCCTCGCCGGGCACCTGGCCAGGATCGAAGCGCGCATCACCGGGCTGCGCAGCCTGCACGGTTCGGTCACCGCGCTGCTGGCCAGGGTGGGCACCGGTGCTCCCCCGACGACTCCGGACCTGCTGGAACTGGTCGACGAGGTGTCGAAAATGAGTGAAACCTTCCAGAGCTACTTTTCCCAGGAGCAGATCGCCGCGCTGGAGCAGCGGCGGGACCGGCTCGGCGCGGACTACTTCGACAACGTGCGCGCGGAATGGGGTGCGCTGATCACGCGCGTCCAGTCCGAAATGGACGCTGGGACCGAGCCGACTGACCCGAAGGTGCGCGCGCTCGCGAAGCGCTGGATGGAGCTGCTGTCGGCGTTCGACGACGGCGACAGCGGCCTGCGCGAGGCGAACTTCCGCATGCGCGCGGAAAACGCCGACGACATCGCGCGGGCGGGCGGCCCGTCGCAGGAGATGATCGACTACATCCAGCGCGCGAACCAGGCCTGA
- a CDS encoding SDR family NAD(P)-dependent oxidoreductase: MGNLAGKTALVTGASRGIGRAIAVRLAADGARVAVHYGRDEAAAKETVAAAGGGAFAIGAEFGTDAAVDELFDALEGHLAGKPLDILVNNAAAGPDGPMEDTTPARFDRIFAINVKAPFFVTRRALPLLPDGGRVITLSSACTRIATPHQASFAMSKAAVEVLGKTLANALGPRGITINTVTPGATDTDVNEALLATPGVAEQIASLTALGRVGAADDIADAVAFLASDDARWITGQVLDVSGGMYLGPR; encoded by the coding sequence ATGGGGAACCTGGCCGGGAAGACCGCACTGGTGACCGGGGCGTCACGGGGGATCGGCCGCGCGATCGCGGTCCGGCTCGCCGCAGACGGCGCCCGGGTCGCGGTGCACTACGGCCGCGACGAAGCCGCGGCGAAGGAGACCGTGGCGGCGGCGGGCGGGGGTGCGTTCGCCATCGGCGCCGAATTCGGTACCGACGCCGCGGTGGACGAGCTTTTCGACGCCCTCGAAGGACATCTCGCGGGGAAACCGCTCGACATACTGGTGAACAACGCCGCGGCGGGCCCGGACGGACCGATGGAGGACACCACTCCGGCACGGTTCGACCGGATCTTCGCGATCAACGTCAAGGCGCCGTTCTTCGTCACCCGCCGGGCGTTGCCCCTGTTGCCGGACGGCGGCCGCGTGATCACGCTTTCCTCGGCGTGCACGCGGATCGCGACTCCGCACCAGGCTTCGTTCGCGATGTCGAAGGCCGCCGTCGAAGTGCTCGGCAAAACGCTCGCGAACGCGCTCGGTCCGCGCGGGATCACCATCAACACGGTCACTCCGGGGGCCACCGACACCGACGTGAACGAAGCCCTGCTCGCCACACCCGGCGTGGCCGAGCAGATCGCTTCGCTGACGGCGCTCGGCCGGGTCGGCGCGGCGGACGACATCGCGGACGCGGTCGCCTTCCTCGCCTCGGACGACGCGCGCTGGATCACCGGCCAGGTGCTCGACGTCAGCGGCGGGATGTACCTCGGGCCGCGATGA
- a CDS encoding ATP-binding protein, producing MRFGILGPTEIRSTTGEPVPPGGPGLRALLVLLLLDAGRVVGHERILGGLYHEPAQANAVQSQVSRLRRVVPGLVEHHPAGYRIAIDPDDVDAHRFTRLANDGNRALASDPALAARLLDEALGLWRGDALSDVLDAPFAADAAARFDERRLGAMEDLAEARLVTGETRDVVDTLETLVADHPLRERSHALLMRALHGSGRQADALATFDRIRRRLADELGADPSPELANVHLAILRAVPSSIAPPAPFTSFVGREDDVERVGKLLGESRLVTVTGAGGSGKTRLAVEIARQRDSCFADLSTVDEHGVLHAVLAAVGARDSGLLPGRGAPDAETALVAALSDRAPLLVLDNCEHVVDATARLAKLVLTRCPHARLLTTTREALGITGESLHVLAPLVVPSPGAERTEARTTPSVRLFVDRAAAVRPGFDPDERAIEAIARICALLDGLPLAIELAAARLRALPLDEVAERIVDRFRLLSHGDRTATPRHRTLHAVVAWSWQLLTGEEQTLARRLTVFTGGATINAVSAICGADDTADVLSALVAKSFVELQGGRYRMLETVREFACGQLVEAAERERLRDAHTRYFLELAETADPGLRAADQLTWLARLKAEHGNLHAAFRDAVAGTDFATGFRFAGALSWYWWLSGRRDEGRHLAARLLAEGPLPGLAEEYVLCVVNADSDDPSAFQLADSILTEPGLRLRRPQVLFLFRMAGKPGEDVPPDLLGDDAWPSALRDLGTGHRALFRGRARAAEASFRRALDGFRSIGDRWGVANALDRLAELAHWWGAHEEAAELTGQALAELAELGAVRDTADLLCRRAYGVICAGGDLAAAHADYERAVELAHTSGGSETVARAQCGLGEIARLRGDVLAARHLFELALDGADDTRARAKAGLALLPEVSPAE from the coding sequence GTGCGGTTCGGCATCCTCGGCCCGACGGAGATCCGGTCCACCACGGGCGAGCCGGTGCCGCCGGGTGGGCCGGGCCTGCGCGCCCTGCTGGTGCTGCTCCTGCTCGACGCGGGCCGCGTGGTCGGCCACGAACGGATACTCGGCGGCCTCTACCACGAACCGGCGCAGGCGAACGCGGTGCAGTCGCAGGTGTCGCGGCTGCGCCGCGTCGTGCCGGGGCTCGTCGAGCACCACCCCGCCGGGTACCGCATCGCGATCGACCCTGACGACGTCGACGCCCACCGCTTCACCCGGCTCGCGAACGACGGGAACCGGGCGCTCGCGAGCGATCCCGCCCTCGCCGCGCGCCTGCTCGACGAAGCGCTCGGCCTTTGGCGCGGCGACGCGTTGTCCGATGTCCTCGACGCACCCTTCGCCGCTGACGCCGCCGCGCGGTTCGACGAGCGGCGGCTCGGCGCGATGGAGGATCTCGCCGAAGCCCGCCTCGTGACGGGCGAAACCCGCGACGTCGTCGACACGCTCGAAACGCTCGTCGCGGATCATCCGCTGCGCGAGCGCTCGCACGCCCTGCTCATGCGCGCGTTGCACGGCTCGGGCAGGCAGGCCGACGCGCTCGCAACGTTCGACCGGATCCGGCGGCGGCTCGCCGACGAACTCGGCGCCGACCCTTCCCCCGAACTCGCGAACGTCCATCTCGCGATCCTCCGAGCGGTACCGTCTTCGATCGCGCCGCCCGCGCCGTTCACGAGCTTCGTCGGCCGTGAAGACGACGTCGAACGCGTCGGAAAGCTGCTCGGGGAATCGCGGTTGGTCACCGTGACGGGCGCGGGTGGCAGCGGGAAAACCCGGCTGGCGGTCGAGATCGCACGGCAGCGGGACAGTTGCTTCGCCGACCTGTCCACAGTGGACGAACACGGCGTCCTGCACGCGGTGCTCGCCGCGGTCGGGGCGCGGGATTCCGGGCTGCTGCCTGGCAGGGGCGCCCCTGACGCGGAAACCGCGCTGGTGGCGGCGCTCTCGGACCGCGCCCCGCTGCTCGTGCTGGACAACTGCGAGCACGTCGTCGACGCGACGGCGCGGCTGGCGAAACTGGTCCTGACCCGCTGCCCGCACGCGCGGCTGCTCACCACGACAAGGGAAGCGCTCGGCATCACAGGCGAGTCGCTGCACGTCCTCGCTCCGCTCGTGGTCCCCTCCCCCGGCGCCGAGCGCACCGAAGCGCGCACGACTCCGTCCGTGCGCCTGTTCGTCGACCGGGCCGCCGCCGTGCGACCGGGGTTCGATCCCGACGAACGCGCGATCGAGGCGATCGCCCGGATCTGCGCGCTGCTCGACGGCCTCCCGCTGGCGATCGAACTCGCCGCCGCACGCCTGCGCGCACTGCCGCTGGACGAGGTCGCGGAACGGATCGTCGACCGCTTCCGACTGCTGTCGCATGGCGACCGCACCGCGACGCCACGGCACCGGACCCTGCACGCGGTCGTGGCGTGGAGCTGGCAGCTGCTCACCGGCGAAGAGCAGACCCTCGCGCGTCGGCTGACGGTGTTCACCGGGGGTGCGACCATCAACGCCGTATCGGCGATCTGCGGCGCCGACGACACCGCGGACGTTCTCAGCGCACTAGTCGCGAAGTCCTTTGTGGAGCTTCAGGGCGGGCGCTACCGCATGCTGGAAACCGTCCGCGAATTCGCCTGCGGACAACTCGTCGAAGCGGCTGAGCGAGAACGGCTCCGCGACGCGCACACGCGGTACTTCCTCGAACTCGCCGAAACGGCCGATCCCGGTTTGCGCGCGGCGGACCAGCTCACCTGGCTGGCACGGCTGAAGGCCGAACACGGCAATCTCCACGCCGCGTTCCGCGACGCGGTGGCCGGCACCGACTTCGCCACGGGTTTCCGCTTCGCTGGCGCGCTTTCCTGGTACTGGTGGCTTTCCGGCAGGCGGGACGAAGGCAGGCACCTCGCCGCGCGTCTGCTCGCCGAAGGGCCGTTGCCCGGTCTCGCGGAGGAGTACGTGCTGTGCGTGGTGAACGCGGATTCGGACGATCCCTCCGCGTTCCAGCTCGCCGACTCGATTCTCACCGAACCGGGACTGCGGCTGCGGCGGCCGCAGGTCCTGTTCCTCTTCCGGATGGCCGGAAAACCCGGCGAGGACGTGCCGCCGGACCTGCTCGGCGACGACGCGTGGCCGTCCGCGCTCCGCGACCTCGGCACGGGTCACCGCGCGCTGTTCCGCGGCAGGGCCCGCGCGGCTGAGGCGTCGTTCCGCCGCGCGCTGGACGGGTTCCGGTCGATCGGCGACCGCTGGGGCGTCGCCAACGCGCTGGACCGGCTCGCCGAACTCGCGCACTGGTGGGGCGCGCACGAAGAGGCGGCCGAACTGACCGGTCAAGCGCTGGCCGAACTCGCCGAACTCGGTGCCGTCCGCGACACCGCGGACCTGTTGTGCCGCCGCGCCTACGGCGTCATCTGCGCCGGCGGCGACCTCGCCGCTGCGCACGCCGACTACGAGCGCGCCGTCGAACTCGCGCACACGAGCGGCGGCTCCGAGACCGTGGCGCGGGCCCAATGCGGGCTCGGCGAGATCGCGCGCCTGCGCGGTGACGTCCTCGCCGCTCGCCACCTGTTCGAACTGGCGCTCGACGGCGCGGACGACACTCGCGCACGGGCGAAGGCGGGCCTCGCCCTCCTCCCCGAAGTCAGCCCCGCGGAGTGA
- a CDS encoding cytochrome P450 family protein, producing MSSAPVDLASPAMNADPYAEYARIRELGPLVDAEMPGMGSVRLVTRYEDVKAVLSDTRFVVNPANVPGGEVEDRTAQALRARNFPPEYDHYLTASILDADGADHTRLRKLVSRAFTVRRIADLRPRVEELTEQLLDQVEAFAGDGEVDLLADFAYPLPITVICELVGIPEADRPQWRVWSSTLSSPTGEGIGECMRDLVAYCEDLIERRRAEPAGDLVSALVEAEGNEQLSPTELITFILALVFAGHETTANLIANGTVALLTHPDQFALLREKPELAPRATQELLRYCSPILGTKIRYAIEDVDLAGELIRKGDAVMAVPAGANHDPRRFPEPDTLDITRESDGPRETHVAFSHGIHYCLGAALARQEGEVAFAALARRYPGLRLAVAPEDLARPDMPTVWRLTALPVRLR from the coding sequence ATGTCCAGCGCACCGGTCGACCTCGCCAGTCCGGCGATGAACGCCGACCCGTATGCGGAGTACGCGCGCATCCGCGAACTCGGCCCGCTTGTCGACGCCGAAATGCCCGGGATGGGCTCGGTCCGGCTCGTCACCCGCTACGAGGACGTCAAGGCGGTGCTCAGCGACACCAGGTTCGTGGTCAACCCGGCCAACGTGCCCGGCGGGGAGGTGGAAGACCGCACCGCGCAGGCCCTGCGCGCCCGCAACTTCCCGCCCGAGTACGACCACTACCTCACCGCCAGCATCCTCGACGCCGACGGCGCGGACCACACGCGGCTGCGGAAGCTGGTCTCCCGCGCGTTCACCGTGCGCCGCATCGCGGACCTCCGGCCCAGGGTCGAAGAGCTGACCGAACAGCTGCTCGACCAGGTCGAGGCCTTCGCGGGCGACGGTGAGGTCGATCTGCTCGCGGACTTCGCCTACCCGCTGCCGATCACCGTGATCTGCGAACTGGTCGGGATCCCGGAAGCCGACCGTCCACAGTGGCGTGTCTGGTCCAGCACGCTGTCCTCCCCCACCGGCGAAGGGATCGGCGAGTGCATGCGCGACCTCGTCGCCTACTGCGAGGACCTCATCGAACGCCGCCGGGCCGAGCCTGCGGGCGATCTCGTTTCGGCGCTCGTCGAAGCCGAGGGCAACGAGCAGCTCAGCCCCACCGAGCTGATCACGTTCATCCTCGCGCTGGTGTTCGCGGGGCACGAGACCACGGCCAACCTGATCGCCAACGGGACGGTCGCCCTGCTCACGCACCCGGACCAGTTCGCACTGCTGCGGGAAAAGCCCGAGCTGGCACCGAGGGCGACGCAGGAGCTGCTCCGGTACTGCAGCCCGATCCTCGGCACCAAGATCCGCTACGCGATCGAAGACGTCGACCTCGCGGGCGAGCTGATCCGCAAGGGCGACGCCGTGATGGCCGTTCCCGCGGGCGCGAACCACGACCCTCGTCGGTTCCCCGAGCCCGACACGCTCGACATCACCAGGGAAAGCGACGGGCCGAGGGAGACGCACGTCGCCTTCTCCCACGGCATCCACTACTGCCTCGGCGCCGCGCTGGCGCGCCAGGAGGGTGAAGTCGCGTTCGCCGCGCTCGCCCGCCGCTACCCCGGTCTCCGGCTCGCGGTCGCACCGGAGGACCTGGCACGTCCCGACATGCCGACCGTCTGGCGGCTGACCGCGCTGCCAGTGAGGTTGCGCTAG
- a CDS encoding GntR family transcriptional regulator, giving the protein MSDPVKTPATAPRSLAERAYLAIRDQLVMLDIAPGEPINEDALARGLEVGRTPVREALKRLENERLVAVFPRRGTFATDVNIADLGHIFEVRHTLEPMAAAMAAERASNAERALLAALLEKLDDDVERTPSDALMRLDLDVHRAIYHSTGNPFLEDTLIRYDNLATRIWCVFLPRLKTMAGHIAEHRFLIQAVLDGDHDAARHVAASHVKDFETAIRAVI; this is encoded by the coding sequence ATGAGTGACCCGGTCAAGACCCCGGCCACAGCGCCCCGTTCGCTCGCCGAACGCGCCTACCTGGCGATCCGCGACCAGCTCGTCATGCTCGACATCGCACCGGGCGAGCCCATCAACGAGGACGCGCTGGCCCGCGGCCTCGAAGTCGGCCGCACCCCCGTCCGCGAAGCGCTCAAACGGCTCGAGAACGAGCGCCTCGTCGCGGTCTTCCCCCGCCGGGGCACGTTCGCCACCGACGTGAACATCGCCGATCTCGGCCACATCTTCGAGGTGCGGCACACGCTCGAACCGATGGCGGCCGCGATGGCGGCCGAGCGCGCGAGCAACGCCGAGCGCGCACTGCTGGCAGCGCTGCTCGAGAAGCTCGATGACGACGTCGAACGCACGCCGTCCGACGCGCTCATGCGCCTCGACCTCGACGTCCACCGCGCGATCTACCACAGCACCGGCAACCCGTTCCTCGAAGACACCCTGATCCGCTACGACAACCTCGCCACCCGGATCTGGTGCGTGTTCCTGCCGCGGCTGAAGACCATGGCCGGGCACATCGCGGAACACCGCTTCCTGATCCAGGCCGTGCTCGACGGCGACCACGACGCGGCGCGGCACGTCGCGGCGAGCCACGTGAAGGACTTCGAAACCGCCATCCGCGCGGTGATCTGA
- a CDS encoding sarcosine oxidase subunit beta family protein — MRSPDLPDHPDQLWRNPEPRRSYDVVIVGGGGHGLATAYHLARHHGITNVAVLEKGWLAGGNMARNTCIIRSNYLWDESSGIYEHSLKLWEGLEEELGYPILFSQRGVLNLAHSLQDVRDSVRRVNANRLNGIDAEWLDPAQVAEVCPIVNVSPEVRYPVLGATYQPRAGIAKHDYVAWGYARAASDLGVDLIQNCEVTGFDISDGKVTGVQTSRGRIAAGRVALCAAGHTSVLAERAGFRLPLQSHPLQALVSELLEPVHPTVVMSNAVHVYVSQAHKGELVMGAGVDGYNGYGRRGAFHIIERQMSAALELFPIFARAHLLRTWAGIVDVSPDASPIMGLSPVDGLYLNCGWGTGGFKATPGVGSCFAHTIANDRPHPYNAPFTLERFTTGALVDEHGAAAVAH, encoded by the coding sequence ATGCGCTCTCCTGATCTCCCCGACCACCCCGACCAGCTCTGGCGCAATCCGGAGCCGCGGCGGTCGTACGACGTGGTGATCGTCGGCGGGGGCGGCCACGGCCTCGCGACGGCCTACCACCTCGCGCGCCACCACGGCATCACGAACGTGGCGGTGCTGGAGAAGGGCTGGCTCGCCGGCGGGAACATGGCCCGCAACACCTGCATCATCCGCTCGAACTACCTGTGGGACGAGAGTTCGGGCATCTACGAGCATTCCCTGAAGCTCTGGGAAGGGCTCGAAGAGGAACTCGGCTACCCGATCCTGTTCAGCCAGCGCGGCGTCCTGAACCTCGCGCACAGCCTGCAGGACGTGCGCGACAGCGTCCGCAGGGTCAACGCGAACCGGCTCAACGGTATCGACGCCGAATGGCTCGACCCGGCGCAGGTGGCCGAGGTGTGCCCGATCGTCAACGTCTCGCCCGAGGTCAGGTACCCGGTGCTCGGTGCCACCTACCAGCCGCGGGCCGGTATCGCCAAGCACGACTACGTGGCGTGGGGGTACGCCCGCGCGGCGAGCGATCTCGGCGTCGACCTGATCCAGAACTGCGAGGTCACCGGCTTCGACATCAGCGACGGGAAGGTCACCGGCGTGCAGACCTCCCGCGGCCGCATCGCCGCGGGCCGCGTCGCGCTGTGCGCCGCCGGGCACACCTCCGTGCTCGCCGAACGGGCCGGGTTCCGGTTGCCGTTGCAGTCGCACCCGTTGCAGGCACTGGTGTCCGAGTTGCTCGAACCGGTGCACCCGACGGTGGTGATGTCGAACGCGGTGCACGTCTACGTTTCCCAGGCGCACAAAGGTGAGCTGGTGATGGGCGCGGGTGTCGACGGCTACAACGGGTACGGCAGGCGCGGCGCCTTCCACATCATCGAACGCCAGATGTCGGCGGCGCTGGAGCTGTTCCCGATTTTCGCCCGCGCGCATCTGCTGCGCACCTGGGCTGGGATCGTCGATGTCAGCCCGGACGCCTCCCCGATCATGGGACTGTCCCCTGTGGACGGTCTGTACCTCAACTGCGGCTGGGGAACCGGCGGGTTCAAGGCGACCCCGGGCGTGGGCAGCTGCTTCGCGCACACGATCGCCAACGACCGCCCCCACCCGTACAACGCCCCGTTCACCCTCGAACGCTTCACCACTGGCGCACTCGTCGACGAGCACGGCGCCGCCGCTGTGGCGCACTAG
- a CDS encoding sarcosine oxidase subunit delta: MQLIPCPWCGPREETEFHYGGQAHVAYPADPAALSDEDWAEFVFYRDNPVGPFAERWAHTAGCRRWFNAVRDTVTYEFRSVYEMEGMVNDTGGAPFAMPDRVRVSRKTQREVAS; encoded by the coding sequence ATGCAACTGATTCCCTGCCCCTGGTGCGGGCCGCGCGAGGAAACCGAATTCCACTACGGCGGGCAGGCGCACGTCGCCTACCCCGCGGATCCGGCCGCACTGTCCGATGAGGACTGGGCCGAGTTCGTGTTCTACCGGGACAACCCAGTCGGCCCGTTCGCGGAGCGCTGGGCGCACACCGCGGGGTGCCGCCGCTGGTTCAACGCGGTGCGCGACACCGTGACCTACGAGTTCCGCTCCGTGTACGAGATGGAGGGCATGGTGAATGACACTGGCGGAGCCCCGTTCGCGATGCCCGACCGGGTGCGGGTGTCCCGCAAGACACAGCGGGAGGTGGCGTCATGA